A genomic region of Palaemon carinicauda isolate YSFRI2023 chromosome 22, ASM3689809v2, whole genome shotgun sequence contains the following coding sequences:
- the LOC137616234 gene encoding LOW QUALITY PROTEIN: uncharacterized protein (The sequence of the model RefSeq protein was modified relative to this genomic sequence to represent the inferred CDS: deleted 4 bases in 3 codons) — translation LAGGVTSVWVVTGGKAELPCRSVPKVPHDQPMIVLWYLSSVTKPIYSYDARDGDFSTGTRWYDEDIVEDRASFHPMPERSLLVLNPVRDRDQGSYICRVDYRISPPTIITINLTVVIPPGPPMCFGDGRGVVEGTVGPLKESERVDLTCRSVGGRPTPTVTWWNDKRPLPVLKFHSTSDSATGTYLVEATLSISGRRELQGAPLTCQVHIPTEPHLLNSPSLHPKTVSVTLNVTLPPVDVRIIGSKSIETTSESEIGLVCQAYGSHPPTQLTWWKDDRPLDSFFTQTIEDGGNITTAKLRMTVHREDDNKTLACKAMNPALPDRVLEDSTRLVILYPPVVNLALGPALDPTSIKEGDDVYFECHVSANPQHYRIQWYHNGKELSHNKSSGILMSGSSLVLPRLKRRKSGSYRCAAANLQGNSTSSPVSLTVRHAPVCAGHDSERTQGAVRGLTTIVSCKVEAEPAYDITWEWMKMRVDGTEEDVAPGLIQHSGLSSSIQVTPQRQEDYGRLLCRASNAVGKQQVACVISLMPAGPPDMPTNCSALQSEQEVQEEEETRSGGPTIIVRCLEGFDGGLRQYFLLEAWQDGQLFANMTSDVPEWILNGVRMGVGVNLNIAAHNSRGHSDPLTLEVHTSNAQQRAAPNYRNIIALAPILGAVIGGVGVLLLLLIVGVVIAKRAPQRPTKSASDLQRTSGIPEGFDPDVVQSIQRQPPSLDVLPSMQDPDGQTGCTSFSSDPDTSCTQKYTGVKDQVLYDKADDQLRFTSLPRANKTIRSDSRLGKQGTPYTSSPHEDSGLSDSESDSEIKELVSKGQPNTQTKAGDNTQTYMTFPADSGIHSQLSAVTDHLTEPSTSSGDSGIQSSSSTKPFSLFSTTDDKLRAVVSSEYRPQGKVSGKQMFSPQSSGEQKFSPSSVETRRGMPLSLLQLSSPTSSITHHPSAYSKDGFTNIEASPQDTMESMNPLHMDTRVPFSSDHHTTMDDMNSHRYLEFGRPVTLLEGEHEDILLLSRTLPRDESRKGRRNSALGFSTDKIYDLSPTRYSSSSDLHSIGYPVSSARDFRFNSNRDKNKTNLPDDHLFPNVRQQSDVAPSPPMSNFNQKDMKVMMKDVVGRGYKFPFNFNFSDRESSV, via the exons TTACGACGCCCGCGACGGCGACTTCTCCACGGGCACGAGATGGTACGACGAAGACATCGTGGAAGACCGGGCCTCCTTCCACCCGATGCCCGAGAGGTCACTACTCGTCCTCAACCCGGTTCGAGATCGCGACCAGGGATCGTACATATGTCGGGTGGATTATCGTATATCTCCGCCCACGATCATCACCATCAACCTCACAGTTGTTA TTCCTCCCGGTCCTCCGATGTGT TTTGGGGACGGTCGAGGGGTAGTGGAGGGGACGGTGGGCCCCCTCAAGGAATCCGAGAGAGTCGACCTCACCTGTCGGAGCGTTGGAGGC CGCCCGACCCCAACAGTCACGTGGTGGAATGACAAGAGG CCCCTTCCTGTTCTCAAGTTCCACTCAACGTCAGATTCAGCGACAG GAACCTACCTGGTGGAGGCGACGCTGTCCATCTCAGGAAGGAGAGAACTTCAGGGCGCTCCGCTCACCTGTCAGGTGCACATTCCTACGGAGCCGCACCTTTTAAATTCACCTTCTCTTCACCCGAAGACTGTTTCCGTCACCCTGAATGTAACCC TTCCTCCAGTGGACGTTAGGATCATCGGCTCCAAGTCGATAGAGACGACATCCGAGTCTGAGATTGGCCTCGTCTGTCAAGCATATGGGTCTCACCCTCCGACGCAGCTGACCTGGTGGAAGGATGACCGGCCTCTAGATTCGTTTTTTACGCAGACC ATAGAGGACGGAGGCAACATAACAACGGCCAAGCTGCGGATGACGGTCCATCGGGAAGATGACAACAAGACTTTGGCCTGCAAGGCTATGAACCCGGCCCTTCCGGACAGAGTCCTTGAGGACTCTACCAGGCTCGTTATCCTTT ACCCTCCCGTTGTCAATCTGGCATTAGGCCCAGCCTTGGACCCAACTAGCATAAAGGAAGGAGATGACGTCTACTTCGAGTGCCACGTCTCTGCGAATCCCCAACACTACCGCATCCAGTGGTACCACAAT GGAAAGGAGTTGTCGCACAACAAGAGCTCAGGAATCCTCATGAGCGGATCCAGCCTCGTATTGCCCCGTCTGAAGAGGAGGAAGTCTGGGTCATATAGATGCGCGGCGGCCAACTTGCAAGGGAATTCTACCAGTAGTCCGGTCAGCCTTACTGTCAGAC ACGCCCCCGTATGCGCGGGACACGACTCCGAAAGAACGCAGGGCGCCGTGCGTGGACTGACGACCATCGTCAGCTGCAAGGTCGAGGCGGAACCTGCCTACGACATTACGTGGGAGTGGATGAAAATGCGAGTGGATGGGACGGAGGAAGACGTGGCCCCTGGGCTCATCCAGCACAGCGGCCTCTCTTCCAGCATCCAGGTGACGCCTCAGAGGCAGGAGGACTACGGGCGACTGCTGTGTCGAGCGTCCAACGCCGTCGGAAAACAGCAGGTGGCCTGCGTCATTAGCCTCATGCCAGCTGGGCCTCCGGACATGCCGACGAATTGTTCGGCGCTTCAGTCTGAGCAGGAGGTCCAAGAAGAGGAGGAGACCCGTAGCGGAGGGCCTACCATAATCGTCAGGTGCCTGGAAGGATTCGATGGAGGGCTGCGACAGTATTTCCTGCTGGAGGCGTGGCAAGATGGGCAGCTCTTCGCTAATATGACCAG CGACGTTCCCGAATGGATTCTGAACGGTGTGCGCATGGGCGTGGGCGTGAACCTCAACATCGCCGCCCACAATTCTCGGGGTCACAGCGATCCTTTGACGCTTGAAGTACACACGAGTAATGCTCAACAACGCGCTGCTCCTA attATAGGAACATAATAGCCTTGGCTCCCATTTTGGGCGCCGTAATAGGTGGCGTTGGTGTCTTGCTTCTCTTATTAATCGTTGGTGTCGTTATTGCCAAAAGAGCTCCGCAGCGGCCGACGAAATCAGCAAGTGACCTGCAGAGAACGTCTGGTATTCCGGAAGGCTTTGACCCAGATGTTGTCCAGTCCATACAGCGCCAACCACCAAGCCTGGATGTGCTCCCCAGTATGCAAGACCCTGATGGGCAGACTGGGTGCACCTCTTTCAGTTCAGACCCTGACACTTCATGTACACAAAAGTATACTGGCGTAAAGGATCAAGTTTTGTATGACAAGGCTGATGACCAGCTTCGATTTACAAGTCTTCCCAGAGCAAACAAAACTATCAGAAGTGATAGTAGGCTGGGGAAGCAG GGTACCCCATACACATCATCTCCACATGAAGATTCAGGCTTATCAGACTCAGAATCAGATTCGGAAATTAAAGAATTGGTCTCAAAAGGACAACCAAATACCCAGACCAAAGCAGGAGATAACACGCAAACATACATGACCTTCCCTGCAGACAGCGGGATTCACTCCCAGCTTTCTGCGGTTACTGATCACTTAACCGAGCCTTCAACCTCTTCTGGGGATTCAGGAATTCAGAGTTCGTCTTCCACAAAACCTTTCTCACTGTTTTCCACAACTGATGATAAGTTAAGAGCAGTCGTTTCTTCGGAATATCGACCACAAGGGAAAGTCTCAGGGAAGCAAATGTTTTCTCCACAGTCTTCTGGGGAGCAAAAGTTTTCACCATCATCTGTAGAGACAAGGAGAGGTATGCCACTATCTTTGCTTCAGCTCTCATCTCCTACTTCTTCCATAACACATCATCCAAGCGCATATTCAAAAGATGGCTTCACTAACATTGAGGCTTCTCCTCAGGACACAATGGAATCAATGAATCCATTACATATGGACACTCGTGTCCCCTTTTCATCCGATCACCACACAACTATGGACGATATGAATAGCCACAGGTATCTAGAATTTGGAAGACCCGTCACGCTGTTAGAGGGAGAACATGAAGACATATTACTATTAAGCAGAACACTTCCTAGGGATGAATCAAGGAAGGGCAGGAGAAACAGTGCCCTGGGATTTTCTACTGATAAAATATATGATCTATCTCCAACACGCTATTCTTCCTCATCTGACTTGCACAGCATTGGTTACCCAGTCTCGTCAGCGAGGGATTTTAGATTCAATTCGAATAGAGACAAAAACAAAACGAATTTACCTGATGATCATCTCTTCCCCAATGTCAGACAGCAGTCAGATGTCGCTCCATCACCACCTATGTCTAATTTTAATCAGAAAGACATGAAGGTTATGATGAAAGATGTAGTAGGCAGGGGATACAAATTTCCATTTAACTTCAACTTTTCAGATAGAGAAAGCTCAGTCTGA